From the Xyrauchen texanus isolate HMW12.3.18 chromosome 37, RBS_HiC_50CHRs, whole genome shotgun sequence genome, one window contains:
- the LOC127630663 gene encoding LOW QUALITY PROTEIN: protein GUCD1-like (The sequence of the model RefSeq protein was modified relative to this genomic sequence to represent the inferred CDS: inserted 1 base in 1 codon): MNQALILNIIESSSERYTYTNCIMTDDVMLNVPVIRQQYHWDCGLACSRMVLEYLHPVSEEEFQRACLDLEFTESVWTIDLAYLMCKMGVRHCFCTQTLGVDKGFRNQSFYKKHFDTEEDRVNELFLKAERKGVVVEKSSVTVQEIQSHLEQGNVAIVLVNAVVLVCELCSTPVKYCCFLPXGQKCFCRKPDYQGHFVVVCGFNRKTGSIFYNNPAYSDRVCCTSFSNFEEARQSYGTDEDILFIYKDG; this comes from the exons ATGAATCAAGCCTTGATATTAAACATCATTGAAAGTTCATCAGAGAGATACACATACACCAACTGCATCATGACCG ATGATGTGATGTTAAATGTTCCAGTCATCCGGCAGCAATATCACTGGGACTGTGGGTTGGCATGTTCGAGAATGGTACTAGA ATATTTACATCCAGTAAGTGAGGAGGAATTCCAGAGAGCATGTTTGGACTTGGAGTTCACAGAGAGCGTGTGGACTATTGACCTGGCTTATCTCATGTGTAAGATGGGAGTCAGGCATTGCTTCTGCACACAGACACTAGGTGTGGACAAGGGCTTCAGGAACCAG TCCTTTTACAAAAAGCATTTTGACACGGAGGAGGACAGAGTGAATGAACTctttctgaaggctgaaaggaaAGGAGTCGTTGTGGAAAAAAG CTCTGTTACTGTTCAGGAGATCCAGAGCCACCTGGAGCAGGGTAATGTGGCCATCGTGCTTGTCAATGCAGTGGTGTTGGTGTGCGAGCTGTGCTCCACGCCTGTCAAATACTGCTGTTTCCTCC TGGGTCAGAAGTGTTTCTGCAGGAAGCCAGATTACCAGGGCCACTTCGTGGTGGTGTGTGGATTTAACCGCAAGACCGGCAGCATCTTCTACAACAATCCGGCTTACTCAGATC GTGTGTGCTGCACAAGCTTTAGTAATTTTGAAGAGGCAAGACAGAGCTATGGAACGGATGAGGacattttattcatctacaaagATGGCTGA
- the LOC127630662 gene encoding beta-ureidopropionase-like — MSANEFESMEKILEAHLPEVELKEVRRLLFGQELKMLSLPKRAIDAAAEQDFDLKGYVFEAAPEQLRPPRSVRVGLIQNKIVLPTDAPVLEQITALHKRVGEMVEVAAMCGVNIVCFQEAWTMPFALCTREKQPWTEFAESAEDGLTTRFCVQLAKKYNMVVVSPILERDEIHGGTVWNTAVVVSNNGNILGKSRKNHIPRVGDFNESTYYMEGNTGHPVFQTQFGKIAINICYGRHHPLNWLMYSMHGAEIIFNPAATVGALSEPMWPIEARNAAIANHCFTCAINRVGTEYYKNEFTSGDGKKAHHDFGHFYGSSYVAAPDGSRSPGLSRTRDGLLVTEMDLNLNRQIADKWSFKMTGRYEMYAEELTKAVRHDFKPSIIKE; from the exons ATGTCTGCAAATGAGTTTGAATCCATGGAGAAGATACTGGAAGCACATCTACCAGAAGTAGAGCTCAAAGAGGTCAGGAGACTGTTGTTCGGACAAGAGTTGAA GATGCTGAGCCTTCCCAAGAGGGCAATAGATGCTGCAGCAGAGCAAGATTTCGATCTGAAGGGTTATGTGTTTGAAGCAGCGCCAGAGCAGCTCAGACCACCCAGGAGTGTCCGTGTGGGACTAATTCAGAACAAGATAGTGCTACCCACCGATGCCCCTGTGCTTGAACAG ATCACAGCTCTGCACAAGCGAGTGGGTGAGATGGTAGAAGTGGCGGCTATGTGTGGGGTCAACATAGTGTGCTTCCAAGAAGCCTGga CGATGCCTTTTGCTCTCTGTACAAGAGAGAAGCAGCCCTGGACAGAGTTTGCCGAATCGGCTGAAGATGGACTCACCACACGCTTTTGTGTTCAG cTGGCCAAAAAATACAACATGGTGGTGGTGTCTCCCATCCTGGAGCGTGATGAGATCCATGGTGGAACGGTGTGGAACACTGCAGTAGTGGTGTCCAATAATGGCAATATTCTGGGCAAATCACGGAAGAATCACATTCCCCGTGTGGGAGACTTCAACGAG TCGACATATTACATGGAAGGCAACACGGGTCACCCGGTCTTCCAGACACAGTTTGGAAAGATTGCCATTAATATCTGCTACGGCCGGCACCACCCTCTCAACTGGTTAATGTACAGCATGCATGGGGCCGAGATCATCTTTAACCCAGCAGCCACAGTTGGAGCGCTCAG TGAACCAATGTGGCCAATTGAGGCCAGAAACGCTGCTATCGCAAACCACTGCTTCACCTGTGCCATCAACCGCGTGGGCACG GAGTATTACAAGAATGAGTTCACATCTGGGGATGGAAAGAAAG CGCATCATGACTTTGGTCACTTTTATGGCTCCAGCTATGTAGCTGCACCCGACGGCAGCAGATCCCCAGGACTGTCCCGAACCCGTGATGGTCTGTTGGTGACAGAGATGGACTTGAACCTAAATCGCCAGATCGCAGACAAATGGTCCTTCAAG ATGACAGGAAGGTATGAAATGTATGCAGAGGAGCTGACCAAAGCTGTCCGGCATGACTTCAAACCCAGCATTATTAAGGAGTGA
- the LOC127630551 gene encoding uncharacterized protein C22orf15-like → MFVTVIFGEGREELLNINCKIINFIHCIKEKCNLGVQDDVDLMDRMGELMNLNEKAQSTDLISSLLKERASYIPVRVSRGEGTEGPKYSAVSGFGTSYPELAEVLRKLTNHSKDRDKKGGTSKKGGVSQNRIKAAVKKIPRS, encoded by the exons ATGTTTGTTACTGTGATATTTGGTG AAGGAAGAGAGGAGCTATTGAACATAAACTGCAAGATTATAAACTTCATCCACTGCATAAAAGAGAAATGCAATCTGGGTGTCCAAG ATGATGTGGACTTGATGGACAGGATGGGAGAGCTGATGAACTTGAATGAGAAAGCACAGAGCACTGACCTCATCAGCAGTTTGCTGAAGGAGAGAGCGAGCTATATTCCAGTACGTGTGTCAC gaGGTGAAGGCACTGAAGGTCCTAAATATTCAGCAGTTAGTGGTTTTGGGACAAGTTACCCTGAGCTAGCAG aGGTCCTAAGAAAGTTGACAAATCACTCAAAGGACAGAGACAAAAAGGGCGGCACATCAAAAAAAGGCGGAGTTAGTCAAAACCGTATCAAAGCTGCTGTCAAGAAGATACCTCGgagctaa